A stretch of DNA from Phaenicophaeus curvirostris isolate KB17595 chromosome 29, BPBGC_Pcur_1.0, whole genome shotgun sequence:
ctttaaggtcccttccaacccaaatgattctctgattcccTGAGGCCCGAGGTCCGTGCAGAGCAGCTGGTGGGCTGTGTGGTCACCCACTGTCGGTGTCCGTGTCTTTCCGAACAGGTGGGCAGCACAGGGACGAGCGGTGCCCAGGTGGATGGGAACAGCAGCCTTGTCTTCCGGCCCCTCATCAAGGAGCAGCACGGCATCTGGGAGTGCACGGCCACCAACCAGGTGGCCAGCGTCAGCACCGCCACCTCCGTCCACGTGCTGGGTGAGTCCCTCGTTGTCTGCAGGTGCTGGGCTGGCCCCTCTGTGCTGGAAGGGATGGACAACAGGGGCATTTCCAAGCCGCTCAGTCCAACAGGTGTTCTCCATGCTTCCCCTGCCAGGTACCAGCCCTCACGCTGTCACCAATGTCTCTGTGCTGCCCCTCTTGCTGGCAGCCAACATCTCCTGGGAGCCGGGGTTTGACGGAGGATATTTCCAGAGGTTCAGCGTCTGGTACACGCCGCTGTGAGTCCCCGCAGCCAGAGTCTGGCCTCCCACACCTCCTCTGCCCTCGGCTCCGGACTCATGACTCCCACGTCTCCTCAGGGCGAAGCCTCCGCACCGGGCCCATCACGACTGGGTGTCGCTCTCGGTGCCGGTGGGGGCTCAGCACCTCTTGGTGGAGAATCTCCAGCCAGACACGAGCTACCAGTTCAGTGTCCTGGCCCAGAACAAGCTGGGCAGCGGCCCCTTCAGCCAGATTGTCACCTCCGTGCCCCGGGGTAAGAGGGGTCCACACactccccagagcatcccctgTACCTCCGGAGCCTTCAGGCGCCTGCGAGGCTCCTGATTCCGCCCTGCTCTTCTCCCACACCAGCATCCTCTTTCTCCTCAGGCTTCCCAGTGACCACAGTGCCTCCAGAGCCGCCGGCCATGACCATGCGCGTCTTTCTGTCCCCGCCGCAGGCTCTGACCGCCAATGAGACTGTGCGGGGGGTCCTGCTGCAGTGGGAGCCCCCGGCGCAGTTCTCGGTGGCGCTGAGCGGCTACGCGCTGGAGCTGCGGCAGGACAAGGGCGGCTGGGAGGTGCTGGACCGCTCCATCCCCGGCACCAACACCCAGGTCCTCGTGCCGGGACTCATCAAGGTGGGAAGCTCACCGAGCGCTCCCTTATTGTGGGACTCGGATCCTTATTGTGGATCTCCTACCCGGCGCTGGGATATCCAATGATGCCCCagagcccctctgctctgctgggctTGGCTGGCCACGGGGTGGAGAacaggaggagcggctgagagagctgggggggtttagcctggagaagaggaggctgaggggagacctcattgctctctgcaactccctgagaggaggttgtggagaggagggagctgggctcttctcccaagggacaggacgagagggaatggcctcaagctccaccaagggaggtgtaggatgaacattaggaaaaaatctttcatggaaagggtcactgggcagtggcagaggctgcccagggagggggttgagtccccttccctggaggggtttaagggccgggtggacgaggtgctgagggacatgggttagtgattgatgggaatggttggactcgatgatccagtgggtctcttccaacctggtgattctatgattctatgaggctAATGGCCTTCTGCTCCCTCAGGACGCCTTCTATGAGTTCCGACTGGTGGCCTTTGCTGGCAGCTACATCAGCGATCCCAGCAATACGGTGAATGTCTCCACAGCAGGTAAGGCTTGGGCTGCCACCCGCTTGCTCTTCACACCCTGAGGACAGAAACCAGAGGTGTAGAGCACCCAGCACAGCCTAGGATCTTCCTGAATGGAAACATCTCCCACGCTTCCACCCCTGAGTGTCCCTGCTGCGAGAGCAGGGGACGCACAGCCCAGAGCAAGGACACTGAAGGAACACCCGTCTCCATACGTGGATCTGGTGTGActcaagtaacaggggacaggacgagagggaatggcctccagctccaccaggggaggttcaggctggacattaggaaaaaatttttcacggaaagggtcactgggcagtggcagaggctgcccagggagggggttgagtccccttccctggaggggtttaagggacgggtggatgaggtgctgaggcacatgggttagtgattgatgggaatggttggacccgatgatccggtgggtcttttccaacctggtgattctatgattcaggtcTCACAGACCAGGTAGCAGGAGAACTCCTCTCAGAGCGTCCTTGCTCCTGGTGCCCGCCACGGGTCCGCCTGGCGGCAGAGCAGCCCAGAGGGGTGGAAGCTGAGGCTTTGCTGTTTATCCCTGAGGTGCCAGCGATGCCAGGGAGGCTGAGCCCCAGCCGTGCCGGCACGCTCTGCGGGTAACCGAGCCTCTGATGGTGTGTCCTGTCTGCCCCAGGCATGGAGGTGTATCCGTCCCGCACCCAGCTCCCAGAGCTCCTGCCGCAGCCGGTGCTGGCCGGGGTGATCGGGGGGATCTGCTTCCTCAGCGTGGCCGTCATCTTCAGCACCATGGCCGCCTGCATCATGAACCGCCGCCGCGCCACCCGCATCCAGAAGCGAAGGCAAGGTAGGAGCTGGCTGGCCGTGAGCCCTGGATCCCGGGGCTCCTAGGGAGCTCCAAGTCCCCGAGGAGGGGACGGGCCAGCCCAGGCCTGGGGGGTCACCGGGGGCAGTCACAGGGCTGCGCGGGTGCCGCTGTCGCCTCATCATCACTTTGAGTTGCTCGCTGTGTGATTCCCCTTGTGTTCTCATGACCTTCCAGATCCACCACTCGTCTTCTCCCCCAGCAAGAAGCTCCCACCTCCACAGTAAGTCATTCCATGCCAcgctccatccccatcccgctCCCTCCCTGTCTCGCTGCACTCCCCATCACCCAGAGAGCCAGGCTGGGGGCAGGTGGAGcccctggtgctgctggccGAGCACTGGCGGCAGAAGGGGTGTTAGAAACGGGGTGTTGGCATCAGGGAATGCTGCGGGCAGGGTTCTCCAGGGAGTTTTGGCTGAAGGAAGGATCAGGAACCGCAGGAGCAGGGCTGTCAAGCCGGCAGCAGCAGTGCAGGGTCATGTTGGtctgctggtcgatgagaagcttgacatgagccggcaacatgtgctcacagcctggaatgccaactgtgtcctgggctgcagcaagagaagtgtgaccagcagggcgagggaggggattctgcccttctgctcctctctggtgagacctcatctggaggattgtgtccaggtctggaatcctcagcagaagaaggagatggagctgttggaacggggccagaggaggctacaaggatgatgcgagggctggagaacctcctgtgtgaggacaggctgagagagttggggttgttcagcctggagaagagaaggctccgaggagaccttagagcagcttccagtgcctgaagtggctacaagaaagccagaGAGGGGCTGCTCACAAAGTCTTggggtgataggacaaggggaaatgggcgtaaactggagaggggcagatttaggcttgaaataaggaaagatttcttcattttgagggtggtgaggccctggaacaggttacccagtggtggctgccccatccctggaggagttcaaggccaggctggatggggcttggaacccctgatgcagtgggaggtgcccctgcccatggcaggggtgggactggatgatctttaaggtcccttccaacacaaactatgaTTCTGTTGCCTGCTGCCAGATGTCCAGCATGAGCTCTCCTGGCACTTGGAGGCAGCTGGACAATCCCAGAGCTGAGACAAagctgctgcagcatctcccttcttccttccagcAATTCTCATGGCTCTGGTAGCCCGGACAGCACCGTGAAGCTGAAGCTGCAGCCGTCTCCGTGCCGGAGCCTGCGCCGGACGCTGCTGTGGGGCGAGAAGGCTGGCACCAGCCTGGGGCTCAGCATCGCCGGGGCCGGCTCCCGCTACGCCGTGTACGAGAGCCACGTCGGGGAGCACGTGCCGCTGGAGCGCATCTGCCGCGGCCCCGACGGCCGCTTCGTGGTGGAGACGGACACGCggctgcaggagagcagccTCGGCGCGCTGCCCTACGAGCCGGAGCCGTACCCACGGCGTGACCCGCCGGCAACGCAGCCCGAGCCCTACCTGCAGCTGCccccggaggaggaggaggaggaggaagaggagcccATCTGGCGCAAGGCGGTCTCTCTGCGGCAGCCTCGCCGGAGACCCCGGGCTGCCGGCCACCGCCAGGGCCGCTACTTCGGCTacggcagcagcagccccgtGGACGAGGCGGCCGCGTTGTGCATCGTCAACATCAGCCCCGTGGCCTCGGCCGCCACTCTGCCTTACAGCGCCGCGGAGCAGCCGCGCGACGCCAGCGCCGAGCCCTGCGGGGGCCCTGCCAGCGCCCTGTGGGACTCGCTGCCCCTCGAGGGCtccccgcggccgccccgcagccccccggcctcccccggccccgcggtGCAGAGCGGGATCCTGCAGTACCTGAGCCTGCCCTTCTTCAAGGAGATGAGCGTGGACGGCGAGTGGCCGCCCCAGGACGAGCCGGCTGAGCCGAACCGCGCCAGCCGGCAGCCGGAGCCCCCTGCCAGCCCCCCGCCGCCGGGCTCCCCGCAGACCGCGGGGCGGACGCTGTGCCCGGACTGCATCGACACACGTGCCAACGCCACCTCCACCGCTTTCCTgcagccgccgccgctgccgctgGGTCCTGCCAAGGCATCGCTGCCCGGCACCGCCGCGTGGGCCGGCTCGCCGAGCCCCGGCTCACAGCCCCCGGCCCGGCCGGCTCACCACGCGCTCGCCAGCGGCAGGACTGAGGTTGTGCCCTCGGCGGGCACCGAGCCGCCGGGCTGGGCACCGGGCAAGCCGCCGGAGCCTGCCGCGCCGGAGAAGCTGCCGCGGGGCAGCTTGACCAGCCAGAGCAGCGGCCGGGGCAGCGCCTCCTTCCTGCGGCCCCCGTCGCTGGCACCGTCGCTGGGGGGCAACTGCCCGGGCCCCCCGCTCGGCGACGGGGGCAGCTGGCACAGCAGCGGCTCGGTGCCCGAGGAGGGCAGGGGCAGGACCGAGCTGGCTCTCggcagagctgggaagaggtGAGCCGTGGGCAGCGTGCCGGGAGGAGCCGGCTCATGCCAGGGCAGCTCTCGGCTTGTCCCACGGCGCCCTGGAGAGGAGCcgccctgctgcctccctgccccTGGGGACTCCCGGCTGTGGGGGTCCCCAAAATCCCAGCCCTTGGGGACACCTGGCTGTGGGTTCCCCGCCCCTGGGGACACCTTGAGTGGGGTCTCCAAAATCCCAGTGCCTGGGGACACACGGCGTGGGGTCCCCAAAATCCCTGCCTCTGGAGACACCTGGCTGTGGGGTCCCCAAAATCCCTGCCCCTGGGGACTCCTGGCTGTGGGTTCCCTGCCCCTGGGGACTCCTGGCTGTGGGGTCCCCAAAATCCCAGCTCCCGGGGACACCCAGCTCCTGGGGATACCCTGAGTGGGGTCCCCCCCATCTCAGCCCCTGGGGACACCTGGCTGTGGGGTCCTCCCCTTTCCCAACCCTTGGGGACACCCTGAGTGGGGTCTCCAAAATCCCAGCTCCTGGGGACACCCAGAGTGGGGTCCACCCCATCCCAACCCTTGGGGACGCCGTGAGTGGGGGCTGTTCTGACACTCGTCCCTGCAGGAGGAACACCTCGGTGGACGAGAACTACGAGTGGGACGCGGATTTTGCCCTGGAGTCGGACATCCTCGAGGCGCTGCAGCTCTACCGCCGCGGGGACACGGCACGACCCGTCTCCACCATCGCCCTGCGCGACCTGGAGCGGCAAAGTGAGTGCGGGACCCCCCGGACCCCCAACATCTGCGCCCCAGGGagctcctccagcccttcccaccGGAGGCCGGTGGGACACGGGGGTGGCAGGAGCCGGACGCCGTCATCTCCCCGCAGAGCCCGGTCCCCGTTCCTCCCCGGCGAGCTCGGTGTCGGCGGAGGCGTTGGCGGCGGGCGCGCAGCCGGAACGTTCCAGGGCCCCTCGCCAGGAGCCAGCGGCTTCGAGGCGCCGCAGGGAGGTGGCCCAGCAGCGGCGGCAGCGCCTTGGCCCCCGCGGGTGCGCCGAGCGCTTCGagctggccacgctgctctaGGGACCCCCGGGAGGATGCGGGGGACGAATAAAGAGGCGTGAGAGCAGCACCGGATCCGGCTCTGGGGCACCCACCCCCTCCTTGGGGCACCCTACCCCTAATTTGGGGCACCCACCCCCTCCTTGGGGCACCCAAACCCAAATTGGGACCCCTCACACACACTTTGGGGCACCCACCCCCTCCTTGGGGCGACCCCCCAGGGTCCTGCCactcccccccccaccccaaacaccccatcctgcagctccctggggcgcagaccccccccccccccccccctcgtCCCCCCTTGTCCCGTCTCCCTTATCCCACTGCATCCCCACCCCTGCTGGTGCCCCCCAGCTTCCCAGTTCTAGCATCATCATTCCACttccccccatcaccccagttccccccatcatcctcccagtcccctcaaTCCTACCAGTTCCCCCcatcctcccagtcccccccatgCTCCCAGTTCCTCAGTTCCCCCCTtatcctcccagtcccccccatcaccccagttccccccatcaccccagtcccccccatcaccccagttccacccccccatcatcccagtccccccccatcctcctcccagtcccccctcccctcagcccggggggggcggggctccCAGGGGGCGGGGCCCGCGCGCCTCATTCCCTTATATGGTCAATGCCGCGCGAGCGCGTCACGTGGGCGGAGCCGGCGACTGCGTCACCgccggggggggggcgcgggggtcGCGCCGGGTCACAGCGGGTCCCCCtgggccccccccccacctcctgtccccccatgtcccctcctgcctccccccgcccctctgtgtcccccccatgtccccccccgcccctctgtgccccccacatcacctcctgcccccccaTGTCACCTCCTGCCCCCTACATCACCTCCTGTCCCCGCCACCTGCCCCACTCTGTCCCCCCCATGCCACCTCCTGCCCCCCTTTGTCCCCCCGATCTGCCCCTCAGGGTCCCCCCCAGCTCTGTGTCCCCACACCCAGCCTACGTCGGGTGCCCCAGCCTGGGGCACGACCTACCATCGTGCCCCCCAGCCTGGCTTCATGTCCCCCAAGCTGCATCCTCGGGGTCCCCACGTGTCCCCACCCTGTCCCCCGGCTTGTCCCCTGGGGTCCtgcctgtgtcccccccagtgtcccgccctccctgccccccagccctccccgaGGTGCCAccctcccctgtcccctcctcctcaccctTTCACCTCATCCTTCCTGTGTCACCCCTGCCATGTGCCACCCTCGTGTCCCCAAAGCCACGGGGACACCCCACTGGTGACCCCCAGGGGAAACCCAcaaccgggggggggggggacaccagagaccccaaacccaccccatgGCACCCACGGCGCGGGAGGGGACACCCCGAGGCTGGTGCCACCAGGTGTCCTTGCTGGTGGCACCGGGGCTGGCTGCGAGCGAGGGTGCCGAGCccggatttggggtgctgggggcagatttggggtgcgggggtggatttggggtggcGGTGGCGCCGCGGTGGCCCCTGCCACCCGTTCCGGAGGCGGCCGGTGGCTTGTGGCCgaggtttgtttgttgtttcgGTTGTGCTTCCCATGGTGACGGGGCTTGTGCAAGCGCCACCGTCCCCTCCCTGCGCCACCGGGGACACGCGGCCCCGCACCCCCCGGGTgtccccccggtgtccccaccACCCGCCACCTCCCCTTCCGCTGTGGGGACCGTGTCCCCACCTGCCAGAGGTGGCCTTGGGCCCCATCACAGCCTTGGCTCCCACtgggccaccacggccaccctgtccccaccacagccccgtgtccccctgccACCACGGCCACCCTGTCCCCACCACAGCTGTGATGTCCCCCTGCCACCAAAACCACCGTGTCCCCTGGCTGTTCCTCGAACACTAGGGCCACCCTGTCCCCACCACagcccctgtgtccccctgccACCACAGCCACCCTGTCCCCACCACAGCCATGATGTCCCCTTGCCACTAAAGCCACCCTTGTCCCCTGGTGTTCCTTGAACATTAGGGCCACCCTGTCCCCACCATGGACCTGATGTCCCCCTGCCACCACAGCCACTGCATCCCCACCACAGACCTGATGTTCCTCAAAGACTAGGACCACCCTGTCCCCCACTCAAACCTCACTGCCACCAAGGCCACCCTGTCCCCACCAAAGCCACCGTGTCCCCCGGTGTTCCTCAAACACTAGGGCCACCCTGTCCCCACCATGGACCTGATGTCCCCCTGCCACCACAGCCACCGTGTCCCCCAGCGTTCCTCGGACACTAGGGCCACCCTGTCCCCACTCAAACCTCACTGCCACCACGGCCACCCTGTCCCCACCACAGCCCTGATGTCCCCTTGCCACCAAAGCCACCGTGTCCCCTGGTTGTTCCTCGAACACTAGGGCCACCCTGTCCCCACCACAGCCCTGATGTCCCCTTGCCACTAAAGCCACCGTGTCCCACAGTGTTCCTTGAACATTAGGGCCACCCTGTCCCCACCAcagccccatgtccccctgccACTACAGCCACCCTGTCCCCACCACAGACCTGATGTCCCCCTGCCACCAAAACCACCGTGTCCCCTGGTTGTTCCTCGAACACTAGGGCCACCCTGTCCCCACCACAGCCCTGATGTCCCCTTGCCACTAAAGCCACTGTGTCCCCCGGTGTTCCTCGAACACTAAAGCCACCCTATCCCCACCATAGACCTGATGTTCCTCGAACACTAGGGCCACCCTGTCCCCACCCAAAGCTCTCTGCCACCAAGGCCACCCTGTCCCCACCACAGACCTGATGTCCCCCTGCCACCACGGCCACTGCATCCCCACCACAGACCTGATGTTCCTTGAACACTAGGGCCACCCTGTCCCCACCAcagccctgtgtccccctgcCACCAAAGCCACCGTGTCCCCTGGTTGTTCCTCGAACACTAGGGCCACCCTGTCCCCACCACAGCCCTGATGTCCCCTTGCCACTAAAGCCACCGTGTCCCACAGTGTTCCTTGAACATTAGGGCCACCCTGTCCCCACCAcagccctgtgtccccctgcCACTAAAGCCAccgtgtcccccgtgtcccccgatccccagccccccccgtcccccctgcccccacggccaccctgtccccaccacagccccatgtcccccgtgtcccccggtccccagcccccccggtccccccagcccccccggccGCCGCCCGGTCCCCGTCCCTTCCCGGTGTccccccccggacccgcccCGGCCCGGGCGGTGCCGCCGCGCTGACATCAGCCTGAAAAGGGAGCGGGAGCGGCGGGGGCGGCAGCGCCGGGACAGCGGCTCCGGGTACGGGGGGACCGGGACGGGGGTGGAAaccgggatggggacacagacGGTGATGGGGACGCGGATAACGGGCATGGAAACGGAGTTGGGGACCGGGACGGGGACCGGGAGGGGGGGCAAGAGCGGAGTCAGGGGCGGCGGTGGCGACCGAGGGGCGTGGGAACCGAGCTGGGGACCGCGACCGGGACCGAAACGGAGACGGGGCCGGGGCTGGGGACCGGCGGGGCCGCGATGCCCTGgggtgtccccgtccccccaccccgccccgccCGGTAACGGCTGCGGAGCCACCGGGACACGCGGCCGCGCCCCGACCGGGGGGGGAAAGAGGCTTCCGGGGGGTCCCCTGGGGCTGGGTCCCCTCCCCGctgtccccagggtccccaggggggtccccggggggggagcagccccctccccgccgtCCCCAGGGTCCCCAAAGCGAGTGCAGCCccctccctgctgtccccagggtCTCCAGGGGGGGttcagccccctccccactgtccccagggtccccagAGTGGGTTCAGCCCCCTCCCGGCCGTCCCCAGGGTCCCCTTAGTGGgttcaaccccctccccagggTCCCCAGAGTGGGTTCAGCCCCCTCCGTTCAGCCCCCTCTCCGCCGTCCCCAGGGTCCCCAAAGCGAGTGCAGCCccctccctgctgtccccaggaGGGGTTCAGCCCCCTCTCCGctgtccccagggtccccagggtgggttcagccccctccccactgTCCCCAGGGTCTCCAGAGTGGGTtcagccccctccccgctgtccccagggtccccagggtgggttcagccccctccccgctgTCCCCAGGGTCTCCAGAGTGGGttcagccccctccccactgtccccagggtccccagAGTGGGttcagccccctccccgccgtCCCCAGGGTCCCCCGCGGGGTGGCCGGGGTGCGTCCCgctccccccccaaccccggtCCCGCCTGGGCTGTGTCGGGAAATGAGCTCTGTCTGCACCAATTTCAGCTCCTCTTTGTTTCCCAACCGCTTTGGCCCCGGTCCGGGCGCTCCCTGCGCTCCAGGGAAGCCGCTTCGCTCCCCGTGGGCGCTGCCTGCGCCCGGGGCACCCCACGGGCTCCCTTCGGGGCGCCCCACGCCAGCCGCGGCTGCTGGGTGGCTTCCCGAGGGCTTGGGGGTGATTCTCCTCCTGCCccgaggagctgggggggctcaGTGGCCGCTCCCGGTGAGGGGAACCCCGAGTGGGTCGCTCCCCATCACGATCCACCGCGACGCGGCCAGCGGGGCTGgtggggaccccccaaaaccctcatcGAGAGCAGCTCGGGGTCCCGCTTCCACCTGCCAGCCTCGCCCCGTCCCCCCCCAAACGCCGGGGGTGACGGATGCGACGCGTGCCCCCCGTGTCCCGCGTGGAATTGGGGTCTGGAGCACCCTGGCCGCGTGTCCCCTCGCCTCGCGCCAGCTCCGACGCGGGTGGCACCGGCTCCGGGGGCCGAGCAGCTGCGCTTTGGCCAGGCCGGAGGGTCCGGCTTCCGTCCCGGACCCCGCGCTCCCCGAGCCAACCCCGGATCTGGCACCCGTCCCGAGCAAACGGGCGAACGCCGCAAACAAGCTTCGACTGGCAGCCGGCGCTTGCCAAGCGCCCTGAGCGGCCGCGGCCGGGATGCTCGGGGTCCCAGCTGGCACCGAGGAAGGAAACGGGCAGGGCAGAGCCCGGGCAACGCCTGGCACGGCCGATAAGGCTCCGCGCCGGACGCCCAGGCAGCCTGGCCGcgcagatttaggctggacacgagggggaatggcctcaagatggtagcggggaggccctggaacaggttgctcgaggaatttgtggctgccccatccctggagatgctcacggccaggtgggatggggcttggagcccctggtgcagcgggaggtg
This window harbors:
- the IGSF9 gene encoding protein turtle homolog A isoform X2, whose amino-acid sequence is MRWWLRAAVLSLLARAEGSSQSEPRAVVGRVGESAVLGCSLLGAHETRPPLYVIEWVRFGFVLPIFIKFGLYSPRVDPQYIGRVRIEEGASLRIDLLRAEDQGWYECRVLFLDQHSADADFQNGTWIHLTVNAPPTFLETPPAFVEVRDQDPLSLTCTAVGNPQPVVVWKRSDVAVQSGDTVQVRNGTLSFAVVERASAGTYTCHASSKEGTVTHTTHVLVQGPPVIVVPPQNVTVNISQDAFLACQAEAYPGNLTYSWFQGSTNVFHLSRLRARVRVLVDGSLLLQQTTPDDAGKYTCIPSNGLWKPPSASAFVTVLYPAQVTNMLPETPLPKGLQGVIRCPTRANPPLLSVSWTRDGRPLELGKLPGWSARPDGSIVVATGNDDALGLYTCTPYNSYGTAGESRPTRVLLKDPPAFTVRPKEEYFQEVGRELVIPCAANGDPPPTVTWLKVGSTGTSGAQVDGNSSLVFRPLIKEQHGIWECTATNQVASVSTATSVHVLGTSPHAVTNVSVLPLLLAANISWEPGFDGGYFQRFSVWYTPLAKPPHRAHHDWVSLSVPVGAQHLLVENLQPDTSYQFSVLAQNKLGSGPFSQIVTSVPRGFPVTTVPPEPPAMTMRVFLSPPQALTANETVRGVLLQWEPPAQFSVALSGYALELRQDKGGWEVLDRSIPGTNTQVLVPGLIKDAFYEFRLVAFAGSYISDPSNTVNVSTAGMEVYPSRTQLPELLPQPVLAGVIGGICFLSVAVIFSTMAACIMNRRRATRIQKRRQDPPLVFSPSKKLPPPHNSHGSGSPDSTVKLKLQPSPCRSLRRTLLWGEKAGTSLGLSIAGAGSRYAVYESHVGEHVPLERICRGPDGRFVVETDTRLQESSLGALPYEPEPYPRRDPPATQPEPYLQLPPEEEEEEEEEPIWRKAVSLRQPRRRPRAAGHRQGRYFGYGSSSPVDEAAALCIVNISPVASAATLPYSAAEQPRDASAEPCGGPASALWDSLPLEGSPRPPRSPPASPGPAVQSGILQYLSLPFFKEMSVDGEWPPQDEPAEPNRASRQPEPPASPPPPGSPQTAGRTLCPDCIDTRANATSTAFLQPPPLPLGPAKASLPGTAAWAGSPSPGSQPPARPAHHALASGRTEVVPSAGTEPPGWAPGKPPEPAAPEKLPRGSLTSQSSGRGSASFLRPPSLAPSLGGNCPGPPLGDGGSWHSSGSVPEEGRGRTELALGRAGKRRNTSVDENYEWDADFALESDILEALQLYRRGDTARPVSTIALRDLERQKPGPRSSPASSVSAEALAAGAQPERSRAPRQEPAASRRRREVAQQRRQRLGPRGCAERFELATLL
- the IGSF9 gene encoding protein turtle homolog A isoform X1, yielding MRWWLRAAVLSLLARAEGSSQSEPRAVVGRVGESAVLGCSLLGAHETRPPLYVIEWVRFGFVLPIFIKFGLYSPRVDPQYIGRVRIEEGASLRIDLLRAEDQGWYECRVLFLDQHSADADFQNGTWIHLTVNAPPTFLETPPAFVEVRDQDPLSLTCTAVGNPQPVVVWKRSDVAVQSGDTVQVRNGTLSFAVVERASAGTYTCHASSKEGTVTHTTHVLVQGPPVIVVPPQNVTVNISQDAFLACQAEAYPGNLTYSWFQGSTNVFHLSRLRARVRVLVDGSLLLQQTTPDDAGKYTCIPSNGLWKPPSASAFVTVLYPAQVTNMLPETPLPKGLQGVIRCPTRANPPLLSVSWTRDGRPLELGKLPGWSARPDGSIVVATGNDDALGLYTCTPYNSYGTAGESRPTRVLLKDPPAFTVRPKEEYFQEVGRELVIPCAANGDPPPTVTWLKVGSTGTSGAQVDGNSSLVFRPLIKEQHGIWECTATNQVASVSTATSVHVLGTSPHAVTNVSVLPLLLAANISWEPGFDGGYFQRFSVWYTPLAKPPHRAHHDWVSLSVPVGAQHLLVENLQPDTSYQFSVLAQNKLGSGPFSQIVTSVPRGFPVTTVPPEPPAMTMRVFLSPPQALTANETVRGVLLQWEPPAQFSVALSGYALELRQDKGGWEVLDRSIPGTNTQVLVPGLIKDAFYEFRLVAFAGSYISDPSNTVNVSTAGMEVYPSRTQLPELLPQPVLAGVIGGICFLSVAVIFSTMAACIMNRRRATRIQKRRQDPPLVFSPSKKLPPPHNSHGSGSPDSTVKLKLQPSPCRSLRRTLLWGEKAGTSLGLSIAGAGSRYAVYESHVGEHVPLERICRGPDGRFVVETDTRLQESSLGALPYEPEPYPRRDPPATQPEPYLQLPPEEEEEEEEEPIWRKAVSLRQPRRRPRAAGHRQGRYFGYGSSSPVDEAAALCIVNISPVASAATLPYSAAEQPRDASAEPCGGPASALWDSLPLEGSPRPPRSPPASPGPAVQSGILQYLSLPFFKEMSVDGEWPPQDEPAEPNRASRQPEPPASPPPPGSPQTAGRTLCPDCIDTRANATSTAFLQPPPLPLGPAKASLPGTAAWAGSPSPGSQPPARPAHHALASGRTEVVPSAGTEPPGWAPGKPPEPAAPEKLPRGSLTSQSSGRGSASFLRPPSLAPSLGGNCPGPPLGDGGSWHSSGSVPEEGRGRTELALGRAGKRRNTSVDENYEWDADFALESDILEALQLYRRGDTARPVSTIALRDLERQSECGTPRTPNICAPGSSSSPSHRRPVGHGGGRSRTPSSPRRARSPFLPGELGVGGGVGGGRAAGTFQGPSPGASGFEAPQGGGPAAAAAPWPPRVRRALRAGHAALGTPGRMRGTNKEA